Genomic DNA from Filimonas effusa:
TGTAAGATGATTAATGAAAGTGAAGCTGAATGGTTTCACCTCGATGTAATGGATGGCAGATTTGTGCCTAATATCAGCTTTGGACTGCCGGTGATAGAACATATCCGCAAAACCACAAAAAAGGAATGCGATGTTCACCTGATGATAGTAGAGCCTGAAAAATATACCACTGCATTTAAAGAAGCGGGCGCTGATAGGTTAACCGTGCATTATGAAGCCTGCACACACCTGCACCGTAACGTGGAAATGATCCGCCAGCTTGGTATGAAGGCAGGCGTCGCCCTTAATCCGCATACACCCGTTCTCTTGCTGAAAGAAATACTCCCCTATATCGACCAGGTGTGTATCATGAGCGTAAACCCCGGCTTTGGTGGCCAGCAGTTCATCCCTACCTCGTTGAAAAAGATAGCTGAATTAAAACAAATGATCCGGGAAAGCGGCTACCCCGTACTTATACAGGTAGATGGCGGCGTATCCGTAAATAATGCAGCAGCCTTGGTTAACGCAGGGGCCGATGTACTGGTGGCAGGCAGCAACGTGTTTAAAGCCGAAAACCCCACTGCTGCTATAGCACAGTTAAAAAAGGCAGGGAGTTTTTCAGAAGTTTAACCAGCGGTTTTGTTCAGGATTAACAGGCTGTTAATTTCCACAAGCTGTGCATAACATCTGTTGGAAATGGATGGTATTAAAGTTAAATTTGGATACACACGCAACCGTACTCCGAAAACAAGAACAGAATGAAAGATCTGTCAATTGTTATATTGTAGCCGGCATTGAATTTGGAGTATCTCTTTTACATTGTTCACCCAAAAGTGAGTACCTTGACAGAAACCATCATCAACCTGGACACCGTGAATCCAATAGAATTTTTTGGTGTCAACAACCGGAAGCTGGACCTGCTAAAGAAGAAATTTCCGCTGTTAAAGATCCTGTCCAGAGGAACACAAATTAAATTAAGCGGAGCTCCTGAGCATATCGAAACAGCCAAGGAAAAGATCGACCTCATCGTACAGTACATGGAACGTAATGGCGATTTGAGCGCGAATTATTTTGAACAGATCTTAGGAGGCGATGATGCTGAGATCATCGACAATTTTGTAGAAAAAAATCCCAATGACATCCTGGTATTCGGGCCTAACGGAAAAACAGTAAGGGCCCGTACAGCTAACCAGAAACGCATGGTACAG
This window encodes:
- the rpe gene encoding ribulose-phosphate 3-epimerase, translated to MAIIAPSLLAADFLRLWDECKMINESEAEWFHLDVMDGRFVPNISFGLPVIEHIRKTTKKECDVHLMIVEPEKYTTAFKEAGADRLTVHYEACTHLHRNVEMIRQLGMKAGVALNPHTPVLLLKEILPYIDQVCIMSVNPGFGGQQFIPTSLKKIAELKQMIRESGYPVLIQVDGGVSVNNAAALVNAGADVLVAGSNVFKAENPTAAIAQLKKAGSFSEV